The nucleotide window GGATCAACCACCACCCACTCCAGTAAGCTCATCGGAGCCGTTAGCTCGATTACCGCTTCGGGTGCTGGACTTTTATTCAAATTCACCGACTCTACCCGCCCGATCGGTAACCCGGGGGGGAAAAGTTTTGAATAAGAAGAGGTCGAAACCACATCCCCTTTATTCACATCAGGCACTTTCTCAAAGAACTCCATCACCGCCCGAGAAGCCGATTGTCCTCGCATCACCCCCATTTGGCGGCTGCGACTAATCGTCACCCCCACCCGAGAACTGGGGTCACTAATCAGCAAAACACGACTGGTATGAGCAGTAACGCTGATCACTCGTCCCACCAAGCCACCGGGACCCATGACAATGTAGTTCTCTGTGATGCCATCTTCCCGTCCTCGACCCAAAGTTACCTGTTGCCACCAATGGTCTGCACTACGACCAACAATGGGAGCCAGGATCCCTTCT belongs to Laspinema palackyanum D2c and includes:
- the mreC gene encoding rod shape-determining protein MreC, which gives rise to MYTLRRWWDRHGLQVALVGLTICAALVVRYTQGSAVIELYQWATRPFASSPTQQEQLTNARTLELQNKVQELESQNEKLKELLNYVSPNKKEGILAPIVGRSADHWWQQVTLGRGREDGITENYIVMGPGGLVGRVISVTAHTSRVLLISDPSSRVGVTISRSRQMGVMRGQSASRAVMEFFEKVPDVNKGDVVSTSSYSKLFPPGLPIGRVESVNLNKSPAPEAVIELTAPMSLLEWVVVDPYEKVGSSEDSEELQN